A section of the Aricia agestis chromosome 4, ilAriAges1.1, whole genome shotgun sequence genome encodes:
- the LOC121726586 gene encoding SAGA-associated factor 11 homolog, translated as MSTIVSELSMNDLNSKFFEIMQNENNAENAANFIFDSVCDDVTLGFIFEFHHGLKTGLTDLIEGEKEDDEGFKIVNSPECDVFGFSILKKTPDSNCSCPNCERPVSATRFAPHLEKCMGMGRNSSRIASRRIASNSREPTSYAGLLSDDDDDADWAGGSIQSDRRKRRMKNNNSKKSSKVHKNNNGHHNSDSSENVATYETMSANEKKNLLLSICGVVSEHTKKLCTRSMRCPQHTDEQRRALRNSVLEPSTPESQTMGMTPDEAGSPPDSSPSSSCSSSSRKRDRHKAAPKKRRDRNMSPNGRD; from the exons ATGAGTACTATAGTCAGTGAATTGAGCATGAACGATCTAAATAGTAAATTTTTCGAAATAATGCAAAACGAGAACAACGCAGAGAACGCGGCCAATTTTATTTTCGACAGTGTTTGTGACGATGTAACTTTGGGTTTCATCTTTGAATTTCATCACGGACTAAAGACCGGATTAACTGACTTGATCGAGGGAGAGAAGGAAGATGACGAGGGATTCAAAATCGTGAACTCGCCAGAGTGCGATGTGTTCGGTTTTTCGATTCTAAAGAAGACCCCGGACTCGAATTGTTCGTGTCCGAACTGTGAGCGCCCGGTTTCGGCGACACGCTTCGCCCCACATCTAGAAAAATGCATGG GTATGGGTCGCAACAGCTCAAGGATTGCCTCACGACGTATTGCCTCCAATAGTCGTGAACCCACATCCTATGCTGGACTACTGAGCGATGATGATGACGACGCGGACTGGGCCGGAGGGTCGATACAAAGTGATAGACGTAAGCGGCGCATGAAAAACAATAACAGCAAGAAGTCAAGCAAAGTTCACAA AAACAATAATGGACATCACAACTCGGACTCCAGTGAGAATGTGGCTACATACGAGACTATGTCTGCTAATGAGAAGAAGAATCTTCTGCTGTCTATTTGCGGTGTTGTATCTGAGCACACAAAGAAACTGTGTACACG CTCAATGCGGTGCCCTCAACACACAGACGAACAAAGGCGAGCGCTGAGGAACAGCGTCCTAGAACCTTCTACACCGGAGTCACAGACTATGGGGATGACTCCCGACGAAGCCGGCTCCCCCCCTGACTCCAGCCCATCTTCGTCCTGCTCGTCATCAAGCCGCAAGCGAGACAGACATAAGGCGGCGCCGAAGAAGAGGCGAGACAGAAATATGTCCCCCAACGGTCGGGATTAA
- the LOC121726583 gene encoding adenylosuccinate synthetase yields the protein MASTNNSKHFDVNGELSRPRNMEPTNKVTVVLGAQWGDEGKGKVVDLLAVDSDIVCRCQGGNNAGHTVVVNGKEFDFHLLPSGIINSKCSSVIGNGVVIHLPGLFEELKKNELKGMENWQSRLIISDRAHLVFDVHQQVDGLQEAEKGQNSLGTTKKGIGPTYSSKATRNGIRIGDLLGDFQQFEEKFRTLTANYKRMFPSLEVDIENELVRYKKYAEDIRPLVKDTVSYLHREIGAGKKVLVEGANAAMLDIDFGTYPYVTSSNCSIGGVCTGLGLPPRLVGDVLGVVKAYTTRVGDGPFPTELHDETGRLLQERGHEVGVTTKRVRRCGWLDLVVVRYTGMVNGYTKICLTKLDILDSLQDIKVGVAYKLNGKQINYFPSSMTELSKVEVEYVTLPGWGCSTADVREISKLPQAALNYVKFIENYLNIPVKYIGVGQGRECIISVD from the exons ATGGCTTCGACCAACAACTCGAAGCATTTCGACGTTAACGGCGAACTATCGAGACCTAGGAATATGGAGCCCACCAATAAAGTTACCGTAGTCCTAGGAGCTCAATGGGGAGACGAGGGCAAAGGCAAAGTAGTAGATCTCCTCGCTGTGGACTCGGACATAGTGTGCCGCTGCCAG ggcGGCAACAACGCTGGTCACACCGTGGTGGTGAACGGCAAGGAGTTCGATTTCCACCTGCTGCCCAGCGGCATCATCAACTCCAAATGCTCCTCAGTAATTG GCAATGGGGTGGTGATCCACCTGCCGGGTCTGTTCGAGGAGTTGAAGAAGAACGAGCTGAAGGGCATGGAGAACTGGCAGTCGCGGCTCATCATCTCCGACCGGGCGCACCTGGTGTTCGACGTGCACCAGCAG GTTGATGGTCTCCAAGAGGCGGAGAAGGGTCAGAACTCGCTCGGCACCACCAAGAAGGGCATCGGCCCGACATACTCCAGCAAGGCGACCCGCAACGGAATCCGGATAGGAGACCTGTTGGGTGACTTCCAGCAGTTTGAGGAGAA GTTCCGTACCCTCACTGCGAACTACAAGAGAATGTTCCCGTCCCTAGAGGTTGATATTGAGAATGAGCTGGTGAGGTACAAGAAGTACGCTGAGGATATCAGACCGCTGGTGAAGGATACCGTGTCGTATCTACATAGAGAGATCGGTGCGGGGAAGAAAGTGCTCGTTGAGGGCGCGAACGCCGCCATGTTGGATATTGATTTCG GCACGTACCCGTACGTGACGTCATCGAACTGCAGCATCGGCGGCGTGTGCACGGGGCTGGGGCTGCCGCCGCGCCTAGTGGGCGACGTGCTGGGCGTGGTCAAGGCGTACACCACGCGCGTCGGCGATGGGCCCTTCCCCACCGAGCTGCACGAC GAGACGGGGCGGCTGCTACAGGAGCGCGGGCACGAGGTGGGCGTGACCACGAAGCGCGTGCGCCGCTGCGGCTGGCTCGACCTCGTCGTCGTGCGGTACACCGGCATGGTCAACGGGTACACCAA GATATGTCTGACAAAACTGGACATTCTGGACTCGCTGCAGGACATCAAAGTGGGCGTGGCTTACAAGCTGAACGGCAAACAGATCAATTATTTCCCCTCATCCATGACTGAGCTAAGCAAAGTCGAG GTGGAGTACGTGACGCTGCCGGGGTGGGGGTGCAGCACGGCGGACGTGCGCGAGATCTCCAAGCTGCCGCAGGCCGCGCTCAACTACGTCAAGTTCATAGAGAACTACCTAAACATACCAG TGAAATACATCGGCGTGGGTCAAGGCAGGGAGTGTATAATCAGCGTCGACTAA